CAGGCTGTGATCGCTGACGCGGAAGAACTGCGCCGCATCCAGGAGACGCCCGACCCGCCAGAGGCGCTGGCGACCATCCCTACCTTGACCCTGGCTGATCTGGATCGCGAGATCCGGCGCATCCCGGTGGAGCATCTGGCAGTGGGCAATAGCCGGTTGCTCTACCACGATCTTTTCACTAATGGGATTGTCTACCTGGACCTGGGCTTTGACCTGCATACCCTGCCGCAGGACTTGCTGCCCTATGTGCCGCTCTTTGGCCGGGCCTTGCTGGAAATGGGCACGGAGACCGAGGACTTCGTCAAGCTGTCGCAACGCATCGGGCGCAAGACGGGCGGCATCGGGCCAACTACGCTGATCGCGCCAGTCAGGGGCGGCGGCGATACGGCCACTGCCTGGCTGTTCCTGCGCGGCAAGGCCATGGCTGCTCAGGCCCCCGACCTGCTGGATATCCTGCGCGATGTGCTGCTGACTGTCAAACTGGACAACCCGACCCGCTTCCGCCAGATGGTGCTGGAGGAAAAGACGGGCGCGGAATCGGGGCTGGTGCCGGGCGGGCATATGGTCGTTCTCAGCCGCCTGCGTGCCCGCTTTGGCGAAGCGCACTGGGCCAGTGAGCAGACGGGCGGAGTCAGCCAGTTGTTCTTCCTGCGGCAATTGATCCAGGAGATCGATACTGACTGGCCGGGGGTGCTGGCCAAACTGGAGGCCATCCGGCGTATCCTGATCAATCGCGAACGGCTGATCGCCAATGTCACCCTGGATGCTGCTAACTGGGCGCGCTTCCAGCCACAACTGGAAGGTTTCATCAACACGCTTCCCGCTGCCTCTACCGCGCCTGTCAGCTGGTCGCGCCCGGCGGCCTTCAGCGATGAAGGGCTGACCATCCCTGCTCAGGTCAACTACGTAGCCAAAGGCGCCAACCTGTACGAACTGGGTTACCGCTTGCATGGCTCGTATATCCCGATTGTCAACTACCTGAACATGACCTGGTTGTGGGAGCGCGTCCGCGCTCAGGGTGGGGCGTATGGTGGCTTCTGTGGCTTTGACCAGGTCTCTGGCGTGTTTGCCTTTACGTCCTACCGCGATCCTAACCTGTTGGGCACGTTGGCGAATTACGACGGCGCGGCAGATTATCTGCGCCAGCTTGAGCTGAGTCAGGAAGAACTGACGCGGGCGATCATCGGCGCGATCGGCCAGATCGACGAATATCTACTGCCGGACGCTAAGGGTTTCCGCTCGCTGCAGTACTTCCTGACCGGCTACACGGACGAGATGCGCCAGCAGATCCGCGATGAAGTCCTGAGCACCACCGCCGCTGACTTCCGGGCCTTTGGCGAGGCGCTGGCCGGAATCAGGGAACGTGGGGCGGTAGTAGTCATGGGATCAGCGGAGGCCATCAGCAAGGCCAATGCCGAGCGTGGTCAGTTCTTGCAGGTCACGAAGGTGCTTTAGCCGGGGATAAAACGGGGGTGTTCAGAGGAGCGCCCCCGTTTCGTCCGGGCGCTCTGCCGGTCTGCTACAGCCAGGCGGGCCTGGCACTGCGCCCGGCCCGCACCCGGCGGCGAGCGTGTGTGTTTGATTCTCTGGCAAGCTATATTGTTGCTCAGAGGGATGTGCGCATGGCAGGGGAAATGTCTGTCGCCGAATGGGTCGAATGGCAGAAGACCGCCTTCACCGGACGGCGACGCTTTCTACGGGATGTGTTCTTCCAGCGGTTCCTGGCTCGTTTCCTGTGGCAGGTTACGGTTGAAGGGCTGGAATACGTCCCTGCCAGCGGCCCGGCGATGATCATGATGAGCCATTCGACTATGGTTGACATCACCCTGCCGCTGGGTGTGATTAAGAATCGTTTCGTTGTGGCGATGTCCAAACAGGAGAACTTCAAATCGCCGCTGCTGGGCCTGGTGGTCAGGAGCTGGGGGGCGATCCCGGTCCGGCGCGGGGAGGTTGACCGGCGGGCGCTGGAGACTACCCTTGAACTATTGCGGGCTGGCGAGCTGGTGTTGATCATGCCGGAAGGCACGCGCACCCCGGCCCTGCGCGAAGCCAAGGATGGCCTGGCTTACCTGGCGCTCAAAGCCGACGCGCTGATCGTCCCGGCGGCGGTCTGGGGGCTGGAGCATTATGTGCAGGACGCCCTGCGCCTGAAGCGCCCCGACGCCCATATCCGCTTTGGGCCGCCCTTCCGCCTCAGGCAACAGGCGGAGAAGCGCGTCCCCCGCGACGTGCTGGCGCAGATGACCCGCGAGATGATGTATCAGCTGGCCCGGCTCTACCCGGAACACAAGCGCGGGCACTACGCCGATCTCTCCCAGGCGACAACCGAGCACCTGATCTTCGCCTGAGGATCGCTCCGGATATTCACGCGCGTTAGCGCTACCGCTGCCGTTTGACTGCACCCATGGGGCAGTGCTGCAACCTGCTTGCTGGCGCTGCCCCGGTCGTTTTTAGACGGAATTTATCCTTACTGGGTGGCACTTCGGCTACACTGGCAGTAAGGCAGGCGCGCTGCCGCTGCCTGGTAAAGGCGGTAGCCAGGCCCGGAAAGGAGATGATACGCCGGATCAGCAGTCTGATGGGTATGGGGACAAAAGCGCATGAGCCTACCTCCTATGGGGGTAGGATGACGAGGTGGCGGTTCCTGCCGTGGGGCAGTGCTAAGGGCTTTGCTGCCAGTACCCGCAAAGCTCGAAAATCGAGGTTTCAGCGGATGCCGCCAGGGTGCAAGCCGGTCGAGGCTCCGATCTCGGATCGGTGAGCCAGAGCATTTTCACCACCCTATTGTCCCTTCCTGAGGCAAGGCGTGTGACAAAGCCGATTCCGGCTATTACACCGCCTGTGATACCCCTCGCCGCAGGGTGATCTCCTGCCGTCGGTGGGTCCTGAGTGTCTGTGTGCGATCCGAGCTCACCTCGGAGGAAGGGAACTTTTCATGTGTGGGATTGTTGGCTATATCGGCCCCCAAGACGCCGCCCCCCTGATCCTGGCCGGGCTGAAGCGATTGGAATACCGCGGTTACGATTCAGCCGGGCTGGCCGTGATCCAGGAGGGGCAGATCGCCCTGCTGCGCGATGTGGGCCGCCTGGATAACCTGATCAGCCTGTTCGAACAGCAGCCGGTCAGCGGCACGATCGGCATCGGCCATACCCGCTGGGCTACCCACGGTGAACCCAGCCCGCGCAACGCCCACCCCCATATGGGCATGAATGGCGATGTGGTTGTCGTCCACAACGGGATTGTTGAGAACTACCTGGAACTGAAAGCAGAACTGATCGCGGAGGGCGCGGTATTCCGTTCGGATACGGATACCGAGGTGATCGTCCACCTGATCGAGCGCTACCTCAATGGCAACCTGACCGAGGCCGTCCGCAAGGCGGTCGCTCACCTGCACGGTGCCCATGCTATCGTCGCCATGAGCACCCGCGAGCCGGATCGCCTGGTGGCCACCCGCATTGGCAATGCTGGCGGTGTGGCCGTTGGACTGGGCGACGGCGAGAATTTCCTCGCCTCCGATATCCCGGCCATCCTGCCCTACACGCGCCGCTTTGTCTTCCTGGAGAGCCGCCAGATGGCGACAGTGACGGCTGATGGTTTCATGGTCCAGACGCTGGCCGGGGAGCCGGTTCTGGCCCGGACGACGAGCATCAACTGGAACCCGATGAGCGCCGAGCTGGGTGAGTACAAGCACTTCATGCAGAAGGAGATCTTCGAGCAGGCCCGCGCCCTGACCGATACCGTGCGCGGGCGCGTTGACTTCGAAACCGGCACGGTGACCCTGCCCGAACTCAGGCTTAGTGCTGAAGATGCCCGCCGGATCAATAAGATCGTGGCGACCGCCTGCGGCACCAGCGCCTACAGCGCCCTGATCGGCAAGTTCCTGATCGAGGAACTGGCCCGTATCCCGGTCGAGGTAGATTACGCCAGCGAGTTTCGCTACCGCGATCCGGTCATTGATGAGAATTCAGTCGTGCTGGCCATCACCCAGAGTGGGGAGACGGTCGACACACTGGCCGCCATTGAGGAAGCCCGCGAGAAAGGCGCCCGCGTGTGGAGCATCGTCAACGCGGTTGGCAGCCAGGCCATGCGCCTGGCCGATGGTTTCATCGCCATGCAGGCCGGGCCGGAGATCGGTGTCGCTTCTACCAAAGCGTTCACCACCAGCGTGATGGATCAATACCTGCTGGCGCTCTACCTGGGCCAGTTAAGGGGTCGCCTGAGCCAGGATGAGCTGCGCCGCTATGCCGGGCAGATCGCCCGCCTGCCGGATATCGTGGGGCGTGTACTGGAGCATGACCAGCGCTACGAACAACTGGCCGCCGAACTGGCAGTGTTCAACAATTTCCTCTACCTGGGGCGGGGGATCAACTATCCGGTTGCGCTGGAAGGCGCGCTCAAGCTTAAGGAGATCAGCTACATCCATGCGGAAGGCTACCCGGCGGGCGAGATGAAGCACGGCCCGATCGCCCTGATCAACGAGACCATGCCCACCGTTGCCATCGTGCTCCGGGATCATGTCTACGAGAAGATGCTCAGCCAGGTGGAGCAGGCCAAGGCGCGCGGCGGGATCGTGATCGCCGTGGCGACCGAAGGCGATACGCTGATCGCGGAAAAGGCCGATCACGTCCTGTACATCCCGGAAGTGCCGGAGCTGCTCAGCCCGATCGTCAGTGTGATCCCGCTGCAACTACTGGCCTACCATATCGCGGTGCGACGTGGCGCGGATGTGGACAAGCCGCGCAACCTGGCCAAGAGCGTCACGGTGGAGTAGGCAGCGTCGGCTGGACCCTACAGGCAGGGTGAAAGAGCGTGAAGATCGCAGTTTTCCGTCATCCGTCCCGGCCAAAAGAGGATGGAGATCCAATACTCCGGGCCGCAAAAGCTCGTATAATGGCAGTATATTGGCTGATCGCGAAGTCGGCTGGCGGGCCAGGTACAGGGAGAGGCTGCCCTGCCAAGCCCGCTCTGGCCGCAGTCATCCGTCCGGAGGAGAACACGTGAGCATTCTGCAAGAAATCCGCGCCAGTGTGATCAAAGGGGACGCTGCTGGCGCAACGGCGGGCGTCCACAAAGCCCTGGAGCAGAATATCCCTGCCCTGACGATCCTCAATGAGGCGCTGATCAGCGCCATGACCGAGGTCGGGGAGAAGTTCGAAGCCGGGGAGTTCTACATCCCGGAGATGCTGATTGCGGCGCGGGCCATGCAAAATGCGCTGCAACCGCTTAAGCCGCTGCTGGTGGAAAGCGGCGCGGAACCGCTGGGCCGGGTGGCCATCGGCACGGTCCAGGGCGACCTGCACGACATCGGCAAGAACCTGGTGGCGATGATGCTGGAGGGTGCGGGTTTTGAGATCCGCGACCTGGGCACCAACACAGCACCGGCCACCTTCGTCAAGGCCGCGCAGGACGGCGCCGATATCATCGCCATGTCCGCCCTGTTGACCACGACCATGCCTGCTATGAAGACCACCATCGAGGCCCTGCAGGCCGCGGGCGTGCGCGACCGGGTCAAGGTCATGATCGGCGGCGCGCCGGTAACCCAGGCCTATGCCGACCAGATCGGCGCGGATGGTTACAGCGGCGACGCCAGCAGCGCCGTCCGCCTGGCCAAGCGGCTGATTGGGGTCGCCTAGCCGCAGGGTCGCCTGGCTGGCGAAGCCTCACGAGCGGGTTTTCCTGACGGAATTCAGGCGCATTTGATGGGCCTCCGGCCTGCCGCCGGAGGCTTTGCGGCATTGTGGATGTGTCAGGTACTGGCCGGGATGGGAAAGGGCAGGGGTAATGGCTGCCGCACCGTTGAGCATCACCAATCGCCCACGGATGGGTATCCGGCGGTACCTGCGAGGGCCGGCGCGAGCGATCCTGCGCCTGGCCGGGTGGCAGATCATCGGCGCACCGCCGCCAATTCCCCGCTATGTGGTGATCGCTGCGCCGCACACTTCCAACTGGGATGGCGTCCTGATGCTGCTGGCGACCACCGCCCTGCAATACCCGCTGAACTTCCTGATGAAGGATAGCCTGTTCCGGGGGCCGCTGGGGCCGGTTGCGCGGCGGCTGGGCGGGATCGCAGTCGATCGCCGCCGCAGCGCCAACACGGTTGAGCAGATCGCCGCTGCTTTCCGCCAGCGGGAGACAATGGCGCTGGCCATCGCGCCGGAAGGCACGCGCCGCCCGGCAGAGTGCTGGCGCAGCGGTTTTTACCACATCGCCATCCAGGCTGGCGTGCCAATCGTGCTGGGCTACATCGACTACGCCCGGCGGGAGGTCGGCTTCGGGCCGGTGCTGTGGCCTACCGGCGATGTTGCTGCCGACATGGATCGCATTCGTGCCTTCTATGCAGGCAAAACCGCTCGTCACC
This is a stretch of genomic DNA from Anaerolineae bacterium. It encodes these proteins:
- a CDS encoding glycerol acyltransferase; its protein translation is MRGPARAILRLAGWQIIGAPPPIPRYVVIAAPHTSNWDGVLMLLATTALQYPLNFLMKDSLFRGPLGPVARRLGGIAVDRRRSANTVEQIAAAFRQRETMALAIAPEGTRRPAECWRSGFYHIAIQAGVPIVLGYIDYARREVGFGPVLWPTGDVAADMDRIRAFYAGKTARHPDRVGPIRLREELRPSAKR
- the glmS gene encoding glutamine--fructose-6-phosphate transaminase (isomerizing), which codes for MCGIVGYIGPQDAAPLILAGLKRLEYRGYDSAGLAVIQEGQIALLRDVGRLDNLISLFEQQPVSGTIGIGHTRWATHGEPSPRNAHPHMGMNGDVVVVHNGIVENYLELKAELIAEGAVFRSDTDTEVIVHLIERYLNGNLTEAVRKAVAHLHGAHAIVAMSTREPDRLVATRIGNAGGVAVGLGDGENFLASDIPAILPYTRRFVFLESRQMATVTADGFMVQTLAGEPVLARTTSINWNPMSAELGEYKHFMQKEIFEQARALTDTVRGRVDFETGTVTLPELRLSAEDARRINKIVATACGTSAYSALIGKFLIEELARIPVEVDYASEFRYRDPVIDENSVVLAITQSGETVDTLAAIEEAREKGARVWSIVNAVGSQAMRLADGFIAMQAGPEIGVASTKAFTTSVMDQYLLALYLGQLRGRLSQDELRRYAGQIARLPDIVGRVLEHDQRYEQLAAELAVFNNFLYLGRGINYPVALEGALKLKEISYIHAEGYPAGEMKHGPIALINETMPTVAIVLRDHVYEKMLSQVEQAKARGGIVIAVATEGDTLIAEKADHVLYIPEVPELLSPIVSVIPLQLLAYHIAVRRGADVDKPRNLAKSVTVE
- a CDS encoding 1-acyl-sn-glycerol-3-phosphate acyltransferase gives rise to the protein MAGEMSVAEWVEWQKTAFTGRRRFLRDVFFQRFLARFLWQVTVEGLEYVPASGPAMIMMSHSTMVDITLPLGVIKNRFVVAMSKQENFKSPLLGLVVRSWGAIPVRRGEVDRRALETTLELLRAGELVLIMPEGTRTPALREAKDGLAYLALKADALIVPAAVWGLEHYVQDALRLKRPDAHIRFGPPFRLRQQAEKRVPRDVLAQMTREMMYQLARLYPEHKRGHYADLSQATTEHLIFA
- a CDS encoding corrinoid protein produces the protein MSILQEIRASVIKGDAAGATAGVHKALEQNIPALTILNEALISAMTEVGEKFEAGEFYIPEMLIAARAMQNALQPLKPLLVESGAEPLGRVAIGTVQGDLHDIGKNLVAMMLEGAGFEIRDLGTNTAPATFVKAAQDGADIIAMSALLTTTMPAMKTTIEALQAAGVRDRVKVMIGGAPVTQAYADQIGADGYSGDASSAVRLAKRLIGVA